The Daucus carota subsp. sativus chromosome 2, DH1 v3.0, whole genome shotgun sequence genome includes a window with the following:
- the LOC108205664 gene encoding uncharacterized protein At4g22758 translates to MLLSKQKKNDKGNRLLVSITVMGSAGPIRFVVNEKELVASVMDTALKSYAREGRLPLLGSNLDHFVLYCPIAGTEALSPWETIGSFGVRNFMLCKKPGVDKVIDNGKQAGDATITRKGAGSWKAWFNKSLNLKISSH, encoded by the exons ATGTTGCTTTCTAAGCAGAAGAAGAATGATAAGGGGAATAGGTTGTTGGTGAGTATTACGGTTATGGGGAGTGCTGGCCCCATCCGGTTTGTTGTTAATGAGAAGGAGCTTGTAGCTAGTGTTATGGATACTGCTCTTAAGTCTTATGCCCGTGAGGGGAGATTGCCGCTTCTGGGATCCAATCTTGATCATTTTGTACTATACTGCCCCATTGCTGGCACTGAAG CTTTGAGCCCATGGGAAACAATTGGCTCATTTGGGGTCCGAAATTTTATGCTGTGCAAGAAGCCAGGGGTGGACAAGGTTATCGACAACGGAAAGCAAGCGGGAGATGCAACAATTACTAGGAAGGGTGCTGGCAGCTGGAAAGCATGGTTCAACAAGTCTCTCAATCTTAAGATCTCTTCCCATTGA